Proteins encoded by one window of Massilia sp. NR 4-1:
- a CDS encoding acetyl-CoA carboxylase carboxyltransferase subunit alpha, whose protein sequence is MIKTTFLNFEQPIAELDSKIEELRFVQDDSAVDISEEIERLAQKSQQLTKDVYAKLTPWQVSQIARHPQRPYTMDYVNEIFTDFHELHGDRTYADDQSIIGGLARFNGQPCMVIGHQKGRDTKERAMRNFGMPRPEGYRKAMRLMKLAEKFNLPIFTFVDTPGAFPGIDAEERGQSEAIGHNLYVMAELKVPLIATIIGEGGSGGALAIAVGDAVLMLQYATYSVISPEGCASILWKTSERASDAAEALGLTAHRLKAMGLIDKIVNEPLGGAHRDPKQMASLLKRALADSLRQFQGVKTKDLLASRHEKLMSYGKFKETRASE, encoded by the coding sequence ATGATTAAAACGACTTTCCTCAATTTTGAGCAACCGATTGCGGAACTGGATTCCAAGATTGAAGAGCTGCGGTTCGTGCAGGATGATTCCGCCGTCGACATCTCCGAAGAGATCGAACGCCTGGCCCAAAAGAGCCAGCAGCTGACCAAAGATGTTTACGCCAAGCTCACGCCTTGGCAAGTGTCGCAGATCGCGCGCCACCCGCAGCGTCCATACACGATGGATTATGTGAACGAAATCTTCACCGACTTCCACGAGCTGCACGGTGACCGCACCTATGCGGACGACCAGTCCATCATTGGCGGCCTGGCGCGCTTCAACGGCCAGCCCTGCATGGTGATCGGCCACCAGAAAGGCCGCGACACCAAGGAGCGCGCCATGCGCAACTTCGGCATGCCGCGTCCGGAAGGCTACCGCAAGGCCATGCGCCTGATGAAGCTGGCCGAAAAATTCAATCTGCCGATCTTCACCTTCGTCGACACCCCTGGCGCCTTCCCCGGCATCGACGCCGAAGAGCGCGGCCAGTCCGAAGCTATCGGCCACAATCTGTACGTGATGGCTGAACTGAAAGTGCCGCTGATCGCCACCATCATCGGCGAAGGCGGCTCCGGCGGCGCGCTGGCGATCGCCGTGGGCGATGCCGTGCTGATGCTGCAATATGCGACCTATTCGGTGATCTCGCCGGAAGGCTGTGCCTCGATCCTGTGGAAGACTTCCGAGCGCGCTTCCGACGCGGCCGAAGCGCTGGGCCTGACCGCCCACCGTCTGAAAGCCATGGGCCTGATCGACAAGATCGTCAACGAGCCGCTGGGCGGCGCCCACCGCGATCCGAAACAGATGGCAAGCCTGCTCAAGCGCGCACTGGCCGATTCCCTGCGCCAGTTCCAGGGCGTGAAGACCAAGGATCTGCTGGCTTCCCGCCACGAAAAACTGATGAGCTACGGCAAATTCAAGGAAACCCGGGCTTCCGAATAA
- a CDS encoding DNA-3-methyladenine glycosylase: MVQAKDTTGAASRQVALPPYWEEAKIELMKRDRIMKKLIPQFGDLHLVGHDDPFITLARSIVKQQVTAKAADVAWKKLLALCPKCTPAQVLKAGAEQLGECGLSKRKTEYILDLADNFKAKKVHASQWHEMDDEAVIAELVQIRGITRWTAEMFLIFNLLRPNVLPLDDPGLIQGISQNYFSGEPVSRSDAREVSANWEPYRTVATWYLWRSLDPVPVK, encoded by the coding sequence ATGGTTCAGGCCAAGGATACAACGGGTGCCGCATCCCGGCAGGTGGCTTTGCCGCCGTACTGGGAAGAGGCGAAGATCGAGCTCATGAAGCGGGACCGCATCATGAAAAAGCTCATCCCACAGTTTGGCGACCTGCATCTGGTCGGCCACGACGACCCGTTTATCACCCTGGCCCGTTCCATCGTCAAGCAGCAGGTCACGGCCAAGGCGGCCGATGTGGCTTGGAAAAAGCTGCTGGCCCTCTGTCCCAAATGCACCCCGGCCCAGGTATTGAAAGCCGGCGCCGAGCAGTTGGGCGAGTGCGGCCTGTCCAAGCGCAAGACCGAATACATCCTCGACCTGGCCGATAATTTCAAGGCCAAAAAAGTCCACGCCAGCCAATGGCATGAAATGGACGATGAGGCCGTGATCGCCGAGCTGGTTCAAATCCGCGGCATTACGCGCTGGACGGCGGAGATGTTTTTGATATTCAACCTGCTCCGGCCCAATGTTTTGCCGCTGGACGATCCCGGCCTGATCCAAGGCATCAGCCAGAATTACTTCTCGGGCGAGCCTGTATCGCGCAGCGATGCGCGCGAAGTCTCGGCCAACTGGGAACCGTACCGCACCGTCGCCACTTGGTATTTATGGCGTAGTCTCGACCCGGTTCCGGTAAAATAG
- the cysS gene encoding cysteine--tRNA ligase: MSNLKIYNTLAREKQTFKPMEAGKVRMYVCGMTIYDYCHIGHARMMMAFDVVFRWLKASGYDVTYVRNITDIEDKIIKRAVENGETIRELTTRFAKYMDEDTAALGILEPTLVPRATEYVPQMLALIERLEAKGLAYKADDGDVNYAVRNFPGYGRLSGKSLDDLRAGERVDVNTGKRDPLDFVLWKASKESEPAEVKWDSKWGSGRPGWHIECSAMSCSLLGEQFDIHGGGADLQFPHHENEIAQSEGASGHALANYWLHNGFVRVDGEKMSKSLGNFFTIRDVLKSYDAEVVRFFILRAHYRSPLNYSDVHLDDARGALTRLYTALDGVQDDGQPLDWKEAHAQRFAEAMDDDFNTPIAVSVLFDLVTELNKTKSPAVARQLKGLAGVIGLLERAPQEFLQAAVGEAMGEEAIAASIEQRAAAKKTRDFALSDKIRADLLAAGIILEDKPDGSTNWRRA, from the coding sequence ATGAGCAATTTAAAGATTTACAACACGCTGGCGCGCGAAAAGCAGACGTTTAAACCAATGGAAGCGGGCAAGGTCCGCATGTACGTTTGTGGCATGACGATCTACGATTACTGCCACATCGGCCATGCACGCATGATGATGGCGTTCGACGTGGTGTTCCGCTGGCTGAAGGCATCGGGCTATGACGTGACCTATGTCCGCAATATCACGGATATCGAGGACAAGATCATCAAGCGCGCCGTGGAAAACGGCGAAACCATCCGCGAACTGACCACCCGCTTCGCCAAATACATGGACGAAGACACGGCCGCCCTGGGCATCCTGGAGCCGACCCTCGTTCCGCGCGCCACCGAGTACGTGCCGCAGATGCTGGCCCTGATCGAGCGCCTGGAAGCGAAAGGCCTGGCCTACAAAGCCGACGACGGCGACGTCAATTACGCCGTGCGCAATTTCCCCGGCTACGGCCGCCTGTCCGGCAAGTCGCTGGACGACCTGCGCGCCGGCGAGCGCGTGGACGTCAACACCGGCAAGCGCGATCCGCTCGACTTCGTGCTGTGGAAGGCTTCCAAGGAATCCGAACCGGCGGAAGTGAAGTGGGATTCGAAATGGGGCAGCGGCCGTCCCGGCTGGCATATCGAGTGCTCCGCCATGTCCTGCTCCCTGCTGGGCGAGCAGTTCGACATCCATGGCGGCGGCGCCGACCTGCAGTTCCCGCACCATGAAAACGAGATCGCGCAGTCGGAAGGCGCCAGCGGCCACGCCCTGGCCAACTACTGGCTGCATAACGGTTTCGTGCGCGTCGACGGCGAGAAGATGTCCAAATCCCTGGGCAATTTCTTCACCATCCGCGACGTGCTGAAGTCCTATGACGCCGAAGTGGTGCGCTTCTTCATCCTACGCGCCCACTATCGCAGCCCATTGAACTACTCCGACGTGCATCTGGACGACGCGCGCGGCGCGCTGACCCGCCTTTACACGGCGCTGGACGGCGTGCAGGACGACGGCCAGCCGCTGGACTGGAAGGAAGCCCACGCCCAGCGCTTCGCCGAAGCCATGGACGACGACTTCAATACGCCGATCGCCGTTTCCGTGCTGTTCGACCTGGTGACGGAATTGAACAAGACCAAATCGCCAGCCGTGGCGCGCCAGCTCAAAGGCCTGGCCGGCGTGATCGGCTTGCTGGAGCGCGCGCCGCAGGAATTCCTGCAGGCGGCGGTGGGCGAGGCCATGGGCGAGGAGGCCATTGCCGCCTCCATCGAACAGCGCGCCGCCGCCAAGAAGACGCGCGATTTCGCGCTGTCGGACAAGATCCGCGCCGACCTGCTGGCGGCCGGCATCATCCTCGAAGACAAACCTGACGGCAGCACCAACTGGCGCCGCGCATAA
- a CDS encoding peptidylprolyl isomerase produces the protein MQLTNARSLPIFTKGLVLISALGLGGAALAAEPAAMPQVSLRTNVGEIVLELDKAKAPKTVANFLAYVKSGHYKGTIFHRVIDGFMIQGGGYTADLKSKPTKPPVKSESQNGLKNDAYTVAMARTGDPNSATAQFFINVVNNDGLNYPAPDGVGYTVFGRVVAGQEVVDKIKGVLVDDKPNFQNIPVIPVVVTAATILKTPIQPKQ, from the coding sequence ATGCAATTGACAAATGCGCGCAGCCTGCCGATTTTTACCAAGGGCCTTGTCCTGATCTCCGCGCTGGGCCTGGGCGGGGCCGCGCTGGCCGCCGAACCGGCCGCCATGCCGCAAGTGTCGCTGCGCACCAATGTGGGCGAAATCGTGCTGGAGCTGGATAAGGCCAAGGCGCCGAAAACGGTGGCCAACTTCCTCGCCTATGTAAAAAGCGGCCACTATAAAGGCACCATCTTCCACCGCGTGATCGACGGCTTCATGATCCAGGGCGGCGGCTATACGGCCGACCTGAAAAGTAAGCCGACCAAGCCGCCCGTCAAGAGCGAATCGCAGAACGGCCTGAAAAACGATGCCTACACCGTCGCCATGGCGCGCACCGGCGATCCGAATTCGGCCACCGCGCAGTTTTTCATCAACGTGGTCAATAACGACGGCCTGAATTACCCGGCGCCGGACGGCGTCGGCTATACCGTCTTCGGCAGGGTTGTCGCCGGCCAGGAAGTGGTGGACAAGATCAAGGGCGTGCTGGTGGACGATAAGCCGAACTTCCAGAACATCCCCGTGATTCCGGTGGTCGTGACCGCCGCCACGATACTGAAAACGCCAATCCAGCCGAAACAGTAA
- a CDS encoding peptidylprolyl isomerase gives MTTITITTNKGVIVAELDAEKAPKTVANFLHYVGTGHFSNTIFHRVIDGFMIQGGGFEPGMKQKPTDQTVENEANNGLKNEPYTLAMARTSAPHSASAQFFINVKNNSFLDYPGQDGWGYAVFGKVTQGTEVVDEIRKAKTTRSGMFADVPAEDIIIEKIEAA, from the coding sequence ATGACTACCATCACCATCACCACCAATAAAGGCGTTATCGTCGCCGAGCTGGACGCTGAAAAAGCGCCGAAAACCGTTGCCAACTTCCTGCACTACGTCGGCACCGGCCACTTCAGCAACACCATCTTCCACCGCGTGATCGATGGTTTCATGATCCAGGGCGGCGGTTTCGAGCCAGGCATGAAGCAAAAGCCGACCGACCAGACCGTTGAGAACGAAGCCAACAACGGCCTGAAAAACGAGCCATACACCCTGGCCATGGCCCGCACCTCGGCGCCGCACTCCGCATCGGCCCAGTTCTTCATCAACGTCAAGAACAACTCCTTCCTGGACTACCCAGGCCAGGACGGCTGGGGCTACGCCGTGTTCGGCAAAGTCACCCAGGGCACCGAAGTGGTGGACGAGATCCGCAAAGCGAAAACCACCCGCAGCGGCATGTTCGCCGACGTGCCGGCGGAAGACATCATCATCGAGAAAATCGAAGCCGCATAA
- a CDS encoding UDP-2,3-diacylglucosamine diphosphatase — protein sequence MILLLSDLHLQPAQPAITEAFHRFLREQAPAARQLYLLGDLFEYWAGDDDLQEPFHQQIVDALRRLSDAGVEVFWIAGNRDFLVGSAFAAAAGLTLLPETWVIEAAGQRIVLVHGDAQCTDDIKYMEFRAQVRQPAWQQQFLAMPLAQRKAIIAGLRESSRQEHGNKTYEIMDVTPQAIREVFEQTGASVMIHGHTHRPALHQLEGGLRRYVLPDWEPASTPPRGGWIAIADNGAITRHALDGALLA from the coding sequence GTGATTCTCCTCCTCTCCGATCTGCACCTGCAGCCGGCCCAGCCCGCGATCACGGAAGCGTTTCACCGCTTCCTGCGGGAACAGGCGCCGGCCGCCAGACAGCTCTACCTGCTCGGCGACCTGTTCGAGTACTGGGCCGGCGACGACGACTTGCAAGAGCCGTTTCACCAGCAGATCGTGGATGCCCTGCGCCGCCTCAGCGACGCAGGCGTCGAAGTTTTCTGGATCGCGGGCAACCGCGATTTCCTCGTCGGCAGCGCCTTTGCCGCCGCAGCGGGCCTGACCCTGCTGCCCGAAACCTGGGTCATCGAAGCCGCCGGCCAGCGCATCGTGCTGGTACATGGCGACGCCCAGTGCACCGACGACATCAAGTACATGGAATTCCGCGCCCAGGTGCGCCAGCCCGCCTGGCAGCAGCAATTCCTGGCCATGCCGCTGGCCCAGCGCAAAGCCATCATCGCCGGCCTGCGCGAAAGCAGCCGCCAGGAACACGGCAACAAGACCTACGAAATCATGGACGTGACGCCGCAGGCGATCCGCGAGGTGTTCGAACAGACCGGCGCCAGCGTGATGATCCACGGCCACACCCACCGCCCCGCCCTGCACCAGCTGGAAGGCGGCCTGCGCCGCTACGTGCTGCCTGACTGGGAACCGGCTTCCACCCCGCCGCGCGGCGGCTGGATCGCCATCGCCGACAACGGCGCCATCACGCGCCACGCGCTGGACGGCGCCCTCCTCGCCTGA
- a CDS encoding glycoside hydrolase family 19 protein, with the protein MLTPAILHQVFPTCKQPEEWCTALLPALARFGIDSPLRTCNFLAQVSHESQQFNTVDENLFYTGAARLLQVFPKYFNNQAEAQPYLRNPQRLGNRVYAQRNGNGDEASGDGFRFHGRGLIQLTGRANYGQAATALQLDLLTQPEQLLSYGPAALSAAWFWSSHGLNTLADQVQGTQEMTVFTEITRRINGGTLGLQERYTAYQALQAALH; encoded by the coding sequence ATGCTTACCCCTGCGATCCTGCATCAGGTTTTCCCTACCTGTAAACAGCCTGAAGAATGGTGCACCGCCCTGCTCCCTGCGCTGGCCCGCTTCGGCATCGACAGTCCGCTGCGCACCTGCAATTTTCTCGCGCAAGTCAGCCATGAGTCGCAGCAGTTCAATACCGTCGACGAGAATCTTTTCTACACGGGAGCGGCCCGGCTGTTGCAGGTCTTTCCCAAGTACTTCAATAACCAGGCCGAGGCGCAGCCCTATCTGCGCAATCCACAGCGCCTCGGCAACCGCGTGTACGCCCAGCGCAATGGCAATGGCGACGAGGCCAGCGGCGACGGCTTCCGCTTCCACGGCCGCGGCCTGATCCAGCTAACGGGCCGCGCCAACTACGGCCAGGCTGCCACGGCGTTACAGCTGGACCTGTTGACCCAGCCCGAGCAATTATTGAGCTATGGGCCAGCCGCACTCAGTGCGGCCTGGTTCTGGTCCAGCCACGGCCTGAACACGCTGGCCGACCAGGTCCAGGGCACGCAGGAAATGACTGTCTTCACCGAAATCACGCGCCGCATCAACGGCGGCACCTTGGGCCTGCAGGAGCGCTACACCGCCTACCAGGCATTGCAAGCGGCGCTCCATTAA
- a CDS encoding VOC family protein → MNLTAAEIKAFVPTRDLELSLRFYEALGFEAASRMEDLAYMRHGETSFLLQLFDDAHFSSNFMMHFLVENVNDWHAFVQSEGIPERFGVQVGPLVDQPWRMRDFKLSDPFGVLWIIAQNT, encoded by the coding sequence ATGAATCTGACCGCAGCGGAAATCAAGGCTTTCGTGCCTACGCGTGATCTTGAGCTGTCCCTCCGCTTCTATGAGGCGCTGGGATTCGAGGCCGCCTCCCGCATGGAGGATCTGGCCTATATGCGCCACGGCGAGACCAGCTTCCTGCTGCAGCTGTTCGACGATGCCCACTTCTCCAGCAACTTCATGATGCATTTCCTGGTGGAGAATGTGAACGACTGGCACGCCTTTGTGCAGAGCGAAGGAATCCCGGAACGCTTTGGCGTGCAGGTTGGACCGCTGGTCGATCAGCCCTGGCGCATGCGCGACTTCAAGCTGTCCGACCCGTTCGGCGTACTGTGGATTATCGCGCAGAACACCTAA
- a CDS encoding tetratricopeptide repeat protein: protein MPILGLGLHVLVALFFAVHAIRTRQQMYWLLVLFSFPLLGSIVYFFGIYMPNSRLEHGARKMVTAAARSLDPTRELREARAAFDFTPTAQNQMRLASALLEAGQAQEAASVYETCLQGAFSSDLDIRLGAARANLASGHAAQAIGHLEQIRRSDTNFRAEQVSLILAQALSESGRKDEARAEFDAAVTRFGSFDARAEYAIWAANEGETALANRLQAELQHIMDHWNRHTRDMNMPLIRRMNAAYDKLKR from the coding sequence ATGCCGATACTCGGTTTAGGTTTGCACGTGCTGGTGGCGCTGTTCTTCGCGGTGCACGCCATCCGCACGCGTCAGCAGATGTACTGGCTGCTGGTCCTGTTCTCCTTCCCTCTGCTGGGCAGCATCGTCTATTTCTTCGGTATCTATATGCCGAATTCGCGCCTCGAACACGGCGCGCGCAAGATGGTGACGGCGGCAGCCAGGTCGCTCGATCCGACGCGCGAACTGCGCGAGGCGCGTGCCGCTTTCGACTTCACGCCGACGGCGCAGAATCAGATGCGCCTGGCCTCGGCCTTGCTGGAAGCGGGACAGGCGCAGGAAGCGGCCAGCGTGTACGAAACCTGTCTGCAAGGCGCCTTCTCAAGTGACCTGGATATCCGCCTCGGCGCGGCGCGCGCCAATCTGGCCAGCGGCCATGCGGCGCAGGCCATCGGCCATCTGGAGCAGATTCGCCGCAGCGACACCAATTTCCGCGCCGAGCAGGTGAGTTTGATCCTGGCGCAGGCCTTGTCCGAGAGCGGCCGCAAGGACGAGGCGCGCGCCGAATTCGACGCCGCCGTCACCCGCTTCGGCAGTTTCGACGCGCGCGCCGAGTACGCGATCTGGGCCGCCAATGAAGGCGAAACCGCGCTGGCCAACCGTCTGCAAGCCGAGCTGCAGCACATCATGGATCATTGGAACCGCCACACCCGCGATATGAATATGCCGCTGATCCGCCGCATGAACGCGGCTTACGACAAGCTCAAACGCTAA
- a CDS encoding DUF1439 domain-containing protein: MTNPRRAVLARLGKALALPLFAAAMLTSCANMVGPRDVELPLEKLQKSLDKRFPLQHRALGVFEIQLSNPQLNTLLDNDRIALSTDLNVAPILTRQSWNGKLALSGRLVVDRQRNAVFLSDAQVDRFAIDGVGEGQQRQIAAAANVLVDKLLRDVPIYSLRPDELRYAGVQFTPTTIRTTPTALVVRVEPVK; encoded by the coding sequence ATGACGAATCCCCGCCGCGCCGTGTTGGCGCGTCTTGGCAAGGCGCTGGCCTTGCCGCTGTTTGCCGCAGCCATGCTGACTTCTTGCGCCAATATGGTCGGCCCGCGCGATGTGGAGCTGCCGCTTGAGAAGCTGCAAAAGAGCCTGGACAAACGCTTCCCCTTGCAGCACCGCGCCCTGGGCGTGTTCGAGATCCAGCTGAGCAACCCGCAGCTGAACACCTTGCTCGATAACGACCGCATTGCACTCTCCACCGACTTGAATGTGGCGCCCATCCTCACGCGCCAGAGCTGGAACGGCAAGCTGGCTTTGTCGGGCCGGCTGGTGGTGGACCGCCAGCGCAATGCCGTCTTCCTCAGCGACGCGCAGGTGGACCGCTTTGCCATCGATGGTGTGGGCGAAGGCCAGCAGCGCCAGATCGCGGCGGCGGCGAATGTGCTGGTCGATAAGCTGCTGCGCGATGTGCCGATCTACAGCCTGCGTCCGGACGAATTGCGCTATGCGGGCGTGCAGTTCACGCCGACCACCATCCGCACCACGCCGACGGCGCTGGTGGTGCGCGTCGAACCGGTGAAATAA
- a CDS encoding DUF72 domain-containing protein has protein sequence MGAARIGCASWSIPRQEAHAFPVAGSHLERYAQVFNCVEINSSFYRPHQRKTYERWAATAPDDFLFSVKLPRAITHDARLAGCEELLARFANEVDGLGTKLGCLLVQMAPSHAFDPTIANAFFHALRVRFSCLLACEGRHPSWFDASASNLLREQNIIHVIADPPAGGTGPYKPTTDACYIRLHGSPDIYYSAYSTERLHKIAAFMREQPQSWCIFDNTAAGAAIPNALGLRCIL, from the coding sequence ATGGGCGCAGCGCGCATCGGCTGCGCCTCCTGGTCCATTCCGCGCCAGGAGGCGCACGCATTTCCGGTCGCAGGCAGTCATCTGGAACGCTATGCGCAGGTATTCAACTGCGTGGAGATCAACTCGTCCTTTTACCGCCCGCATCAGCGCAAGACTTATGAACGCTGGGCCGCCACGGCGCCGGACGACTTTCTCTTTTCCGTCAAACTGCCGCGCGCCATCACGCATGACGCCAGGCTGGCCGGCTGCGAGGAACTGCTGGCGCGCTTCGCCAATGAAGTTGACGGCCTTGGGACAAAGCTGGGCTGCCTGCTGGTGCAGATGGCGCCCAGCCACGCTTTCGACCCGACCATCGCCAACGCCTTTTTCCATGCGCTGCGCGTCCGCTTTTCCTGCCTCCTCGCCTGCGAAGGCCGCCATCCAAGCTGGTTTGACGCCAGCGCCAGCAATCTGCTGCGCGAGCAAAACATCATCCACGTGATTGCCGATCCGCCCGCAGGCGGCACAGGTCCCTACAAGCCGACCACGGACGCCTGCTACATCCGCCTGCATGGCAGTCCCGATATCTATTACTCCGCCTACTCCACGGAGCGCCTGCATAAGATTGCCGCCTTTATGCGCGAGCAGCCGCAATCCTGGTGCATCTTCGACAATACCGCGGCAGGCGCCGCCATTCCCAACGCCCTGGGCTTACGTTGCATTCTTTAG
- a CDS encoding GntR family transcriptional regulator, translating to MWNDNTPIYRQLKERVVGMMLDGLLKPGDALPSVRQIAADYQLNPITVSRAYQELVDETLVEKRRGLGMYVSDGAIDKLLASERERFLREEWPAMMERIRRLGLNLEQLLTAAKTGGTA from the coding sequence ATGTGGAATGACAATACGCCGATATACCGCCAGCTCAAGGAGCGGGTGGTCGGCATGATGCTCGACGGCTTGCTCAAGCCGGGCGACGCCCTGCCCTCGGTGCGGCAGATCGCCGCCGACTATCAGCTCAACCCGATTACCGTCTCGCGCGCGTATCAGGAGCTGGTCGATGAAACCTTGGTAGAGAAACGGAGGGGATTAGGTATGTATGTAAGCGATGGCGCTATCGACAAACTGCTGGCTTCCGAGCGCGAACGTTTTCTGCGCGAGGAATGGCCGGCCATGATGGAACGCATCCGCCGGCTGGGCCTCAATCTGGAACAGCTGCTGACGGCGGCCAAGACGGGAGGCACGGCATGA
- a CDS encoding ABC transporter ATP-binding protein, with translation MNTVIQAKGLKKLYGKQAALKEASFEVQSGRIVGLIGPNGSGKTTTLKALLGLTQFEGELSVLGMDPRTQRDELMRDVCFIADVAILPRWLKVRDAIDFVAGVHPRFNREKAERYLAHTKLSPDMKVKAMSKGMIVQLHLALVMAIDARLLVLDEPTLGLDILYRKQFYQNLLEDYFDENRTIVITTHQIEEVEHILTDLLFIREGRITLSASMDEITDRYTEVMVEPQHMVAANALQPMTQRTVFGKAVMLFDGVSRKQLELFGELRTPSVADLFVASMKGTYE, from the coding sequence ATGAATACCGTGATTCAGGCCAAGGGCCTTAAAAAACTCTATGGCAAGCAGGCGGCCTTGAAGGAAGCCAGCTTCGAGGTCCAGTCCGGCCGCATCGTGGGCCTGATCGGTCCCAATGGTTCGGGCAAGACCACCACGCTGAAAGCCTTGCTGGGCCTGACCCAGTTCGAGGGCGAGCTGTCGGTGCTGGGCATGGACCCGCGCACCCAGCGCGATGAGCTGATGCGCGATGTCTGCTTCATCGCCGACGTGGCGATCCTGCCGCGCTGGCTGAAGGTGCGCGACGCCATCGACTTCGTGGCCGGCGTGCATCCACGCTTCAACCGCGAAAAGGCGGAACGCTATCTGGCGCATACCAAGCTGTCGCCCGATATGAAGGTGAAGGCCATGTCCAAGGGCATGATCGTGCAACTGCACCTGGCCCTGGTGATGGCGATCGACGCCCGCCTGCTGGTGCTGGACGAACCGACCCTGGGCCTGGACATCCTCTACCGCAAGCAGTTCTACCAGAATCTGCTGGAAGACTATTTCGACGAGAACCGCACCATCGTCATCACCACCCACCAGATCGAGGAGGTTGAGCACATCCTGACCGACCTGCTGTTCATCCGCGAGGGCCGGATCACGCTGTCGGCCTCGATGGACGAGATCACCGACCGCTATACGGAGGTGATGGTGGAGCCGCAGCATATGGTGGCCGCCAACGCGCTGCAGCCGATGACCCAGCGCACCGTGTTCGGCAAGGCCGTGATGCTGTTCGACGGCGTCTCGCGCAAGCAACTGGAACTGTTTGGCGAACTGCGTACCCCCAGCGTGGCGGACCTGTTCGTGGCCAGCATGAAAGGAACCTACGAATGA
- a CDS encoding AraC family transcriptional regulator → MKSAGEAAQKSDARMALGGMIGDVFFAETLFDALSDVVFFVKDSMGRYVVVNDTLVRRCGLKEKAALIGRTPAEVFSQPFGQRYLAQDLEVLAGRSEIDDQLELHLYPNRDPGWCLTRKTALRSKSGEIVGLAGISRDLAMEDKKNPAYHKVAAAVRLIHERYDQPLNLTDLAQTANMSVAQIERYFLRIFHLTPRQFIIKTRLDAASRLLAGKASVADIAQACGYADHSAFTRQFRATVGVTPSQYRAMLGVPGRV, encoded by the coding sequence ATGAAGTCAGCAGGGGAGGCTGCGCAAAAGAGCGACGCGCGCATGGCGCTGGGCGGGATGATAGGCGATGTGTTTTTTGCCGAAACCCTGTTCGACGCCTTGTCCGACGTGGTGTTTTTCGTCAAGGACAGCATGGGCCGCTATGTCGTGGTCAACGATACCCTGGTGCGGCGCTGCGGCTTGAAGGAGAAGGCTGCGCTGATCGGGCGCACGCCGGCCGAAGTGTTTTCCCAGCCTTTTGGCCAGCGCTACCTGGCCCAGGATCTGGAAGTGCTGGCAGGCCGCAGCGAGATCGACGACCAGCTGGAGCTGCATCTCTATCCCAACCGCGATCCCGGCTGGTGCCTGACGCGCAAAACGGCGCTGCGCAGCAAGTCGGGAGAGATCGTGGGTCTGGCCGGCATTTCGCGCGATCTGGCGATGGAGGACAAGAAGAATCCCGCGTATCACAAGGTGGCGGCGGCGGTGCGCCTGATCCATGAACGCTACGACCAGCCGCTGAACCTGACCGATCTGGCGCAGACGGCGAATATGTCGGTGGCCCAGATCGAACGCTACTTCCTGCGCATCTTCCACCTGACGCCGCGCCAGTTCATCATCAAGACCCGGCTCGACGCCGCCTCGCGCCTGCTGGCCGGTAAAGCCAGTGTGGCCGACATCGCCCAGGCTTGCGGCTATGCCGACCACAGTGCTTTCACCCGCCAATTCCGCGCCACGGTCGGCGTCACGCCCAGCCAATACCGCGCCATGCTGGGCGTGCCAGGACGGGTTTAA